In one Pseudomonas sp. Bout1 genomic region, the following are encoded:
- the codB gene encoding cytosine permease: MTQNEPGNDYPLSEVPMHARKGLASTAMVLLGFTFFTATMFAGGKLGVAFSFTQMLGVVALGNLLLGIYAAGLGYIAFKSGLNSVLMGRFCFGEVGSKLSDLILGFTQIGWYAWGTATAAVVLGKYFELGQGSVLGLMVLFGMVFCATAYVGYRGLEILSYIAVPAMGILLFLSMWVATVKVGGLDGLLAVVPTGELDLSTAITLVFGTFVSGATQATNWTRFSRSAKVAVLASLIGFFIGNGLMVLIGAYGAIVYQQPDVVEVLLLQGFAMAAMAMLLLNIWSTQDNTIYNFAVAGCNLLRTRRRKTVTLVGAVIGTVLALLGMYDMLVPYLILLGTVIPPIGGVIMADFFYRYRGQYPRLAETRLPAFNWPGLIAYAVGTVLAFHSPWVAPLVGIVAASLTYIVLTSVLRVRAPLADARA; the protein is encoded by the coding sequence ATGACGCAGAACGAACCGGGCAATGACTACCCTCTCAGCGAGGTGCCCATGCACGCCCGCAAGGGCCTGGCCTCCACCGCAATGGTGTTGTTGGGCTTTACCTTTTTTACCGCGACCATGTTCGCCGGCGGCAAGCTGGGGGTGGCCTTCAGCTTTACCCAGATGCTCGGCGTCGTGGCCCTGGGTAACCTGCTGTTGGGTATCTACGCCGCAGGCCTGGGTTACATCGCGTTCAAGAGCGGTTTGAATTCGGTGCTCATGGGGCGCTTCTGCTTCGGCGAAGTGGGCAGCAAGTTGAGCGACTTGATCCTCGGGTTCACCCAGATCGGCTGGTACGCCTGGGGCACCGCTACCGCCGCCGTGGTGCTGGGCAAGTATTTCGAATTGGGCCAGGGCAGCGTATTGGGACTGATGGTGCTGTTCGGCATGGTGTTCTGCGCGACGGCCTACGTGGGCTATCGCGGGTTGGAGATCCTGTCCTACATCGCCGTGCCGGCCATGGGCATCTTGCTGTTTCTGTCGATGTGGGTGGCCACGGTCAAGGTCGGCGGGCTGGACGGGCTGCTGGCGGTCGTGCCCACGGGTGAACTGGACTTGTCCACTGCGATCACGCTGGTGTTCGGCACCTTTGTCAGTGGCGCGACCCAGGCCACCAACTGGACGCGGTTCTCGCGCTCGGCCAAGGTCGCGGTACTGGCCAGCCTGATCGGCTTTTTTATCGGTAATGGCTTGATGGTGCTGATCGGTGCTTATGGCGCCATCGTCTACCAGCAACCAGACGTGGTCGAGGTGCTGCTGTTGCAAGGCTTTGCCATGGCCGCCATGGCAATGCTGCTGTTGAATATCTGGAGCACCCAGGACAACACCATCTACAACTTCGCCGTCGCCGGCTGCAACCTGCTGCGCACCAGACGGCGCAAAACGGTAACCCTGGTCGGTGCAGTCATCGGCACCGTGCTGGCGCTGCTGGGCATGTACGACATGCTGGTGCCCTACCTGATCCTGCTGGGCACGGTCATTCCGCCGATTGGTGGCGTGATCATGGCGGACTTCTTCTACCGCTATCGCGGCCAATACCCGCGCCTGGCCGAGACGCGTTTGCCGGCATTCAATTGGCCGGGGCTGATCGCCTACGCGGTGGGTACAGTGCTGGCGTTTCACTCACCCTGGGTGGCGCCGTTGGTGGGGATTGTCGCGGCGTCGCTGACCTACATCGTACTGACCAGTGTGCTGCGGGTGCGGGCACCTTTGGCTGACGCCCGGGCATGA
- a CDS encoding PucR family transcriptional regulator yields MSLTIADVLALPGLESMCLRAGEAGLQNTVRWPYVAENSGIAEWVLGGELVFVTGINHPRDEANLLVLLDEACQRQVAGLVILTGADYIQEIPQRLLQAAQEEGMPLIEQPYSLKMVLVTQAVGSALIQSQQLGRSRHDVLERLLAGDYQSLDLLLHRAAQLGMPLAGHWQLVQLQLDGSDALFAQAEAPVVEAQLARQHDAITRRLRQFSAQHPSRLPVLGRAGQWTLLLPAMDAGAALANRQLLAGWLKGLNLRLAPLKLFIGLSAAAHPPARLAQALDEARQALAAARRFSERAGLCVYDELGVLKLLSGVRDRALLDQFLNERLGPLLRHDLHHGPSLMPTLQAWFHENGNLVAAAQRLAVHRNTLTHRVQRIEALCGLKLDNSYDRLDIGIALMIWRLSA; encoded by the coding sequence ATGAGCCTGACGATCGCCGATGTGCTGGCCTTGCCCGGCCTGGAGTCGATGTGCCTGCGGGCCGGGGAAGCTGGCCTGCAGAACACCGTGCGCTGGCCCTATGTCGCAGAAAACAGCGGCATCGCCGAATGGGTGCTGGGCGGCGAGCTGGTGTTCGTCACTGGCATCAATCATCCACGGGATGAGGCCAACCTGCTGGTGTTGCTGGACGAAGCGTGTCAGCGCCAGGTGGCTGGCCTGGTGATCCTCACGGGCGCGGATTACATCCAGGAAATTCCCCAGCGCTTGCTGCAAGCGGCGCAAGAAGAGGGCATGCCGCTTATCGAACAGCCATATTCCTTGAAGATGGTCCTGGTAACCCAGGCTGTCGGTTCGGCGCTGATCCAGTCGCAACAGCTGGGGCGCTCGCGGCATGACGTACTGGAACGCCTGTTGGCTGGTGATTATCAATCCCTGGATTTGCTACTGCATCGCGCCGCGCAGTTGGGTATGCCGTTGGCCGGGCATTGGCAGCTCGTCCAATTGCAACTGGACGGCAGTGATGCCCTGTTTGCCCAGGCAGAGGCGCCCGTGGTCGAGGCGCAACTGGCACGTCAGCACGATGCGATTACTCGGCGTTTGCGCCAGTTTTCGGCGCAGCACCCCTCGCGCCTGCCGGTGCTGGGGCGCGCCGGGCAGTGGACGTTGCTGCTGCCTGCAATGGATGCGGGTGCCGCATTGGCCAACCGCCAGTTGTTGGCGGGTTGGTTAAAAGGGCTGAACCTGCGCCTGGCACCGTTGAAACTGTTTATCGGCCTAAGTGCTGCCGCACACCCGCCCGCTCGGCTGGCCCAGGCGTTGGATGAGGCACGCCAGGCGCTGGCCGCAGCACGACGATTCAGTGAGCGCGCCGGGTTGTGTGTCTACGACGAGTTGGGGGTGCTCAAGTTGCTCAGTGGCGTGCGAGATCGCGCCCTGCTCGACCAGTTTCTTAACGAACGCCTGGGGCCGCTGCTGCGCCACGACCTGCACCACGGCCCGAGCCTGATGCCTACCCTGCAAGCCTGGTTCCACGAGAATGGTAACCTTGTGGCCGCCGCGCAGCGGCTGGCGGTTCACCGCAACACCCTGACGCACCGCGTCCAGCGTATCGAGGCCCTGTGCGGGCTGAAGCTGGACAACTCTTATGACCGCCTGGACATCGGCATCGCGCTGATGATCTGGCGGCTGTCTGCCTGA
- the codA gene encoding cytosine deaminase, whose amino-acid sequence MHIINARLRNREGLHDLHLEHGRIASITPQGAAPIAGPEDLDAAGNLVVPPFVEPHIHLDATLTAGEPRWNMSGTLFEGIECWGERKATITLEDTKARAKKTIQTLAAHGIQHVRTHVDVTDPGLTALKAMLEVREDSAHLIDLQIVAFPQEGIESYRNGRELMEEAIRLGADVIGGIPHFEYTRDQGVSSVKFLMDLAERTGCLVDVHCDETDDPHSRFLEVLAEEARSRDMGARVTASHTTAMGSYDNAYCAKLFRLLGHSGISFVSCPTESIHLQGRFDSFPKRRGVTRVNELLEAGMNVCFGQDSIVDPWYPLGNGNILRVLEAGLHICHMLGYRNLQSALDLVTDNSAKAMALGDRYGLEPGRPANLLILSADSDYEVIRSQGLPLYSIRAGKVLMKRRPAQVEFL is encoded by the coding sequence ATGCACATCATCAACGCCCGCCTGCGCAACCGTGAAGGCCTGCATGATCTGCACCTGGAACACGGCCGGATCGCCAGCATCACCCCCCAAGGCGCAGCCCCCATAGCAGGCCCCGAAGACCTGGATGCCGCCGGCAACCTGGTAGTGCCGCCCTTTGTCGAACCGCACATCCACCTTGACGCAACGCTGACCGCCGGCGAGCCGCGCTGGAACATGAGCGGCACACTGTTTGAAGGCATCGAATGCTGGGGCGAACGCAAGGCCACCATCACCCTGGAAGACACCAAGGCCCGCGCCAAAAAAACCATCCAGACCCTGGCCGCCCATGGTATCCAGCATGTGCGTACCCATGTCGACGTCACCGACCCGGGTCTCACCGCGCTCAAGGCCATGCTCGAAGTGCGCGAGGACAGCGCCCACCTGATCGACCTGCAAATCGTCGCGTTCCCGCAGGAAGGTATCGAGTCCTACCGCAATGGCCGCGAACTGATGGAAGAAGCCATCCGTTTGGGCGCCGACGTGATCGGCGGTATCCCGCACTTTGAATACACCCGCGACCAAGGGGTGAGTTCGGTAAAGTTCCTGATGGACCTGGCCGAGCGCACCGGCTGCCTGGTGGACGTGCACTGCGACGAAACCGACGACCCGCATTCGCGTTTTCTCGAAGTGCTGGCCGAAGAAGCCCGCAGCCGCGACATGGGTGCCCGCGTGACCGCCAGCCACACCACGGCCATGGGTTCCTACGACAATGCCTACTGCGCCAAACTCTTCCGCCTGTTGGGGCATTCGGGCATCAGTTTTGTCTCCTGCCCGACGGAAAGTATTCACTTGCAGGGCCGCTTCGACAGCTTCCCGAAACGTCGGGGCGTAACCCGGGTGAACGAATTACTGGAGGCCGGCATGAACGTCTGTTTCGGCCAGGACTCCATCGTCGACCCTTGGTATCCGCTGGGTAATGGCAACATTTTGCGAGTGTTGGAAGCCGGTTTGCATATCTGCCATATGCTCGGCTACCGCAACCTGCAAAGTGCGCTGGACCTGGTGACCGACAACAGCGCCAAGGCCATGGCCCTGGGCGATCGTTATGGCCTGGAGCCGGGGCGCCCGGCGAACCTGCTGATCCTGTCTGCAGACAGCGACTACGAAGTGATTCGCAGCCAGGGCTTGCCGTTGTATTCGATTCGCGCAGGCAAGGTGCTGATGAAACGCCGGCCGGCGCAGGTGGAGTTTTTATAA
- a CDS encoding diaminopimelate epimerase, whose translation MSVFYDARGNIYGVTSPALLRSKGIEVPDSAALAANSRSAWALAAIASECGWGSQPRPSEAKAHRCDGLLVGPFQAEPPFDLLIVNTDGSLAERSGNGLTIFAQSLTDQALMTQACDLRVHHDKADAQSPVVTRVEPAVYEEVQGFWLALGRPEWGPSAVGAVGVGVVWLEGTEVSHVATLAALNPEWSYSQFVRVGNPHCVTLVRDASALPDNAQMHRPALFDPLRAIAFAPPAGAGQPCVSGVNLQWAARDSGNRVVARVFERGEGPTASSGTSASAVACAAWSAGWVAAGEVAVVMPGGTAPVRLHAQAGELLHVSLFGTARRL comes from the coding sequence ATGAGCGTTTTCTACGATGCGCGGGGCAATATTTACGGTGTGACCAGCCCGGCGTTGTTGCGCAGTAAAGGTATCGAGGTGCCGGACAGCGCCGCCTTGGCCGCAAACAGTCGGAGCGCCTGGGCACTGGCGGCGATTGCTTCAGAGTGCGGTTGGGGTTCGCAACCGCGCCCGTCCGAGGCCAAGGCTCATCGGTGTGATGGTCTGCTGGTGGGACCGTTCCAGGCCGAACCGCCGTTTGACCTGCTGATCGTCAACACCGATGGATCCTTGGCGGAGCGCAGTGGCAATGGCCTGACGATTTTTGCCCAGTCGTTGACCGACCAGGCATTGATGACTCAAGCCTGTGACCTGCGGGTGCATCACGACAAGGCGGATGCACAGTCTCCGGTGGTTACACGGGTTGAGCCTGCAGTGTACGAGGAGGTGCAGGGCTTCTGGCTGGCGCTGGGGCGTCCCGAATGGGGGCCTTCGGCGGTGGGGGCGGTTGGCGTTGGTGTGGTCTGGCTTGAAGGCACCGAGGTGAGCCATGTTGCGACGCTGGCTGCACTCAACCCCGAGTGGAGTTACAGCCAGTTTGTGCGCGTGGGCAACCCTCATTGCGTGACGCTGGTGCGGGATGCGTCGGCGTTGCCGGACAACGCGCAGATGCATCGGCCAGCGTTGTTCGACCCGCTGAGGGCGATCGCTTTTGCGCCGCCTGCCGGGGCCGGTCAACCGTGTGTTTCGGGGGTGAACCTGCAGTGGGCGGCCCGGGATTCAGGCAATCGTGTTGTCGCCCGTGTATTTGAGCGCGGCGAGGGGCCGACAGCGTCCTCCGGGACCAGCGCTAGTGCCGTGGCGTGCGCCGCCTGGTCTGCAGGATGGGTGGCTGCCGGGGAAGTGGCGGTGGTGATGCCCGGCGGTACGGCGCCGGTGCGCTTACACGCACAAGCGGGTGAGTTGCTGCACGTCAGCCTGTTCGGGACGGCGCGGCGTTTATAA
- a CDS encoding FadR/GntR family transcriptional regulator, translating to MPFQVIDNQRLYRQIADQLRALIDSGEFPPGSRLPAERELAKLLGVSRASVREAMIALEVIGLVDVRVGNGVLVCEPVQPKVSQEPVMAQATRDQWKEFDPELNLHVDFNAEIPPFSLLQARRLIEPEAAALAAKHATDEELAGIREAFERNVQDNREGSHTHPGDRLFHIRIAQASGNPAYALMIAHLLGHRYGSMFQRLQAHYTSDDMPHRSEDEHRKILDALEQRDVEGARQAMRKHLEEVVRIFMRTAQ from the coding sequence ATGCCATTTCAAGTTATTGATAACCAACGTCTTTATCGACAGATTGCCGACCAGCTACGGGCGTTGATCGACAGTGGAGAATTTCCGCCGGGCAGCCGTCTGCCAGCCGAACGTGAGCTGGCCAAACTGTTGGGCGTGAGTCGCGCCTCTGTGCGCGAAGCGATGATTGCCCTGGAAGTGATCGGCCTGGTGGACGTGCGCGTGGGCAATGGCGTGCTGGTGTGCGAACCGGTGCAGCCCAAAGTCAGCCAGGAACCGGTGATGGCCCAAGCCACCCGGGACCAATGGAAAGAATTCGATCCGGAACTCAATCTGCACGTCGACTTCAATGCCGAAATCCCGCCGTTTTCCTTGCTTCAAGCCCGTCGCCTGATTGAGCCGGAAGCCGCTGCCCTGGCCGCCAAACACGCTACCGATGAAGAGTTGGCGGGTATCCGCGAGGCGTTCGAACGCAACGTACAGGACAACCGCGAAGGCTCCCACACGCATCCGGGTGATCGCCTGTTCCACATTCGCATCGCCCAGGCCTCGGGCAATCCGGCCTATGCGCTGATGATTGCGCACTTGCTGGGGCATCGATACGGCAGCATGTTCCAGCGGTTGCAGGCGCACTACACCTCGGACGACATGCCCCATCGTTCGGAAGACGAGCATCGCAAGATCCTCGATGCCCTGGAGCAGCGGGACGTGGAAGGTGCGCGCCAGGCTATGCGCAAGCACTTGGAAGAGGTGGTGCGGATCTTTATGCGAACTGCGCAATGA
- a CDS encoding SDR family oxidoreductase, translating into MDLTGKRVLITAAAQGIGRASVEAYLAAGAEVIAADINQQALADLPGAQTVVLDVTDASAIQRLAAEVGPLDVLFNCAGVVHAGTILECPESDWAFALDLNVTAMYRMIRAFLPGMLAAGGGSIINMSSVASSLKGVPNRFAYCASKAAVIGLTKSVAADFVTQRIRCNAICPGTVESPSLQQRIVEQARHEGRQQDEVYAAFTARQPMGRLGTPQEIAQLALYLGCDASAFTTGTTQIIDGGWSN; encoded by the coding sequence ATGGACCTCACCGGTAAACGCGTGCTGATCACCGCCGCCGCCCAGGGCATTGGCCGCGCCAGCGTCGAAGCCTATCTGGCGGCTGGCGCCGAAGTGATTGCAGCCGATATCAATCAACAGGCGCTCGCTGACCTGCCGGGCGCGCAAACGGTAGTGCTGGACGTGACCGACGCCAGCGCCATCCAACGCCTCGCCGCCGAGGTCGGCCCGCTCGATGTGCTGTTCAATTGCGCAGGCGTGGTGCACGCCGGCACTATCCTTGAATGCCCGGAAAGCGACTGGGCGTTTGCCCTGGACCTCAACGTCACTGCCATGTACCGCATGATCCGCGCGTTTCTGCCGGGGATGCTGGCGGCGGGCGGCGGCTCGATTATCAACATGTCGTCGGTGGCCTCCAGCCTCAAGGGCGTGCCCAACCGCTTTGCCTACTGCGCCAGCAAGGCCGCCGTCATCGGCCTGACCAAATCCGTCGCGGCCGACTTCGTCACCCAGCGCATCCGCTGCAACGCCATCTGCCCCGGCACAGTGGAGTCGCCTTCGCTGCAGCAACGCATCGTCGAACAAGCCCGCCATGAAGGCCGTCAACAGGACGAGGTGTACGCCGCCTTCACTGCGCGCCAGCCGATGGGACGCCTGGGCACGCCCCAGGAAATCGCCCAGCTAGCGTTGTACCTTGGCTGCGATGCCAGCGCGTTTACCACCGGCACCACCCAGATTATTGACGGCGGCTGGAGCAACTGA
- a CDS encoding ureidoglycolate lyase, with product MKLLRYGEKGQERPALLDADGRLRDLSAHISDVAGDALLPHTLARLQALDPASLPLVPGNPRLGACVGQVGKLICIGLNYADHAAETGAPIPDEPIIFNKWTSAIVGPNDNIEIPRHSTKTDWEVELGVVIGQGGRYIEESQAMQHVAGYCVINDVSEREFQLERGGTWDKGKGCDTFGPLGPWLVSRDEIADPHQLSIWLEVDGHRYQNGNTRTMIFQIPKLISYLSQFMSLQPGDVISTGTPPGVGLGIKPTPVYLKPGQKIRLGIEGLGEQNQTTVDA from the coding sequence ATGAAATTGCTGCGCTATGGTGAAAAAGGTCAGGAACGCCCGGCCCTGCTGGACGCTGATGGTCGTCTGCGTGACTTGTCTGCCCACATCAGCGATGTGGCAGGAGATGCTTTGCTGCCGCATACCCTCGCTCGCCTGCAAGCACTCGACCCTGCGAGCCTGCCCTTGGTACCGGGTAATCCGCGCTTGGGCGCCTGCGTCGGCCAAGTGGGAAAACTCATCTGCATCGGCCTGAACTACGCCGATCACGCCGCCGAAACAGGCGCGCCGATCCCCGACGAACCGATCATCTTCAACAAATGGACCAGCGCCATCGTCGGCCCCAATGACAATATCGAGATCCCGCGCCACTCCACCAAGACCGACTGGGAAGTCGAGCTGGGCGTGGTGATCGGCCAAGGCGGTCGCTACATCGAGGAAAGCCAGGCCATGCAACACGTGGCCGGTTACTGCGTGATCAACGACGTCTCCGAGCGCGAATTCCAGCTGGAACGCGGCGGCACCTGGGACAAGGGCAAAGGCTGCGACACCTTCGGCCCGCTGGGCCCGTGGCTGGTCAGCCGGGATGAAATCGCTGACCCGCACCAGCTGTCGATCTGGCTCGAAGTCGACGGCCACCGCTACCAAAACGGCAACACCCGCACGATGATTTTCCAGATCCCCAAGCTGATCAGCTACCTGAGCCAGTTCATGAGCCTGCAACCGGGGGATGTGATTTCCACCGGCACCCCGCCCGGTGTCGGCCTGGGCATCAAGCCGACGCCGGTCTACCTCAAGCCTGGGCAAAAAATCCGCCTGGGCATCGAAGGCCTTGGCGAACAGAACCAGACCACGGTCGACGCCTGA
- a CDS encoding L-fuconate dehydratase, with protein MTTITAIRVEDIRFPTSQSLDGSDAMNPDPDYSAAYVILQTDNPALEGHGLTFTIGRGNEICCAAIQAMQPLLVGLTLEWIAEDMGRFWRHVTSDSQLRWIGPDKGAIHLATGAIVNAAWDLWAKAEGKPLWRLVADMSPEQLVRCIDFRYITDCITPSEALALLRQRAEGKAERMADLQANGYPCYTTSAGWLGYGDEKLRRLCQEAVDAGFNHVKLKVGHDLQDDLRRVRIAREVLGPDRQLMIDANQVWEVDTAIDWVRELAFAKPWFIEEPTSPDDIEGHRKIRLGVAPVKVATGEMCQNRIIFKQLIMREAIDVVQIDACRLGGVNEVLAVMLMAAKYGLPVCPHAGGVGLCEYVQHLSMIDYLCIAGTHEGRVIEYVDHLHEHFEDPCVVRGAAYLPPQAPGFSIQMKAASREQYRHRP; from the coding sequence ATGACCACCATTACCGCGATTCGCGTCGAAGATATCCGCTTTCCTACGTCCCAGTCCCTGGACGGTTCCGATGCCATGAACCCGGACCCGGACTACTCGGCCGCCTACGTGATTTTGCAGACCGACAACCCGGCCCTTGAAGGCCACGGCCTGACCTTCACCATCGGCCGTGGCAACGAGATTTGCTGCGCGGCGATCCAGGCCATGCAGCCGCTGCTGGTGGGCCTGACCCTGGAATGGATCGCTGAAGACATGGGTCGTTTCTGGCGGCATGTCACCAGCGACAGCCAGTTGCGCTGGATCGGCCCGGACAAGGGCGCGATCCACCTGGCCACTGGGGCAATCGTCAACGCCGCGTGGGACCTGTGGGCCAAGGCTGAAGGAAAGCCCTTATGGCGCCTGGTGGCCGACATGAGCCCGGAACAGCTGGTGCGATGCATCGACTTCCGCTACATCACCGACTGCATCACCCCAAGCGAAGCCCTGGCCTTGCTGCGCCAGCGCGCCGAAGGCAAGGCCGAGCGCATGGCCGACCTGCAAGCCAATGGCTACCCCTGCTACACCACCTCCGCCGGCTGGCTTGGTTATGGCGACGAAAAGCTGCGCAGGCTGTGCCAGGAAGCGGTGGATGCCGGGTTCAACCACGTCAAACTCAAGGTCGGCCACGACTTGCAGGACGACCTGCGCCGCGTGCGCATCGCCCGTGAAGTGCTGGGGCCGGACCGTCAGTTGATGATCGATGCCAACCAGGTCTGGGAAGTCGACACCGCCATCGACTGGGTGCGCGAATTGGCATTTGCCAAGCCGTGGTTTATCGAGGAACCCACCAGCCCCGACGATATCGAGGGCCATCGCAAGATTCGCTTGGGTGTGGCGCCGGTCAAGGTCGCCACCGGCGAGATGTGCCAGAACCGGATCATCTTCAAGCAACTGATCATGCGTGAAGCCATCGATGTGGTGCAGATAGACGCCTGCCGCCTGGGCGGGGTCAACGAGGTGCTGGCGGTGATGCTGATGGCGGCCAAATATGGCCTGCCCGTTTGCCCACATGCCGGTGGCGTCGGGCTTTGCGAGTATGTGCAGCACCTGTCGATGATCGACTACCTGTGCATCGCCGGTACCCATGAAGGCCGGGTGATCGAGTATGTCGACCACCTGCACGAGCATTTCGAGGACCCTTGCGTGGTGCGCGGCGCGGCGTATCTGCCGCCGCAAGCCCCGGGCTTCTCGATCCAGATGAAAGCCGCGTCCCGGGAGCAATACCGCCACCGGCCGTGA
- a CDS encoding amidohydrolase family protein, whose product MSSPSPLRLDAHQHFWRYRPADYPWIGAAEADLRRDFLPQDLRPLLDAAGLDGCIAVQARAGEQETDALLDMARQHPWILGVVGWVDLCDPTLEQHLEQWRDAPRLKGFRHQIQDEPAPASFMADPGFARGLQHLQQQGYVYEVLIRCADLDAATALCQRHDRHHLVLDHLGKPDIANGPAGWAEHLAPLAALPHVSCKLSGLLTEAGPDQRNARALRPYIELALELFGAERLMFGSDWPVCLLAGEYQGTCQLLQQTLGLLSPVEQQAIWGGTAQRVYHLEGNCP is encoded by the coding sequence ATGTCGTCCCCATCACCTCTGAGGCTCGATGCGCACCAGCACTTCTGGCGCTACCGGCCCGCTGATTATCCGTGGATCGGTGCGGCTGAAGCCGACCTGCGGCGGGACTTTCTCCCACAGGATTTGCGGCCATTGCTCGATGCAGCCGGCCTGGATGGCTGCATTGCCGTGCAGGCTCGCGCCGGTGAACAAGAAACCGATGCGCTGCTGGACATGGCGCGGCAGCACCCGTGGATACTCGGCGTCGTCGGCTGGGTCGACCTGTGCGACCCAACCCTTGAACAACACCTGGAACAGTGGCGTGACGCACCGCGCCTCAAGGGCTTTCGGCATCAGATTCAGGATGAGCCTGCGCCTGCCAGCTTTATGGCTGACCCGGGGTTTGCCCGTGGCCTGCAGCACCTGCAGCAACAAGGCTACGTTTACGAAGTGCTGATCCGCTGCGCCGATCTCGACGCCGCCACAGCCCTGTGTCAGCGCCACGACCGTCATCACCTGGTACTCGATCACCTGGGCAAACCAGACATCGCCAACGGCCCAGCAGGTTGGGCCGAACACCTGGCGCCGCTGGCCGCCCTGCCCCACGTCAGCTGCAAGCTGTCGGGCCTGCTCACCGAAGCCGGTCCCGACCAACGCAACGCCCGTGCCCTGCGCCCTTATATCGAACTGGCACTGGAACTGTTCGGGGCCGAACGCCTGATGTTCGGCTCGGACTGGCCGGTGTGCCTGTTGGCCGGCGAATACCAGGGCACCTGCCAATTGCTGCAACAGACCCTCGGCTTACTGTCGCCCGTTGAACAGCAGGCGATCTGGGGCGGCACCGCCCAGCGGGTCTATCACCTTGAAGGAAACTGCCCATGA
- a CDS encoding SDR family oxidoreductase: MNLHLQDRVIIVTGGGSGIGAAISLGLIAEGAIPVIFGHQPLSAAFAAELEQQGQSHFIRVELRDEDACRAAVNDVLQRFGRIDGLVNNAGVNDGVGLEAGRAAFVESLEKNLIHYYLVTHLCLDALKASHGAIVNISSKTALTGQGGTSGYTAAKGAQLSLTREWAASLLEFGIRVNAVVPAEVLTPLYQRWIDGFDNPKAKLAAIVEKIPLGKRMTSPEEIADSVLFLLSPRASHTTGQWLVVDGGYTHLDRALT, encoded by the coding sequence ATGAATCTGCATTTGCAGGACCGCGTGATCATCGTCACCGGCGGTGGCTCCGGGATTGGCGCCGCCATCTCCCTGGGGCTGATTGCCGAAGGCGCGATCCCGGTGATTTTCGGTCATCAACCGTTGTCGGCGGCTTTCGCGGCCGAGCTTGAACAGCAAGGTCAAAGCCACTTCATCCGCGTCGAACTGCGCGACGAAGACGCCTGCCGCGCGGCGGTCAACGACGTGTTGCAACGTTTCGGGCGCATCGACGGCCTGGTGAACAACGCCGGGGTCAACGACGGTGTAGGCCTGGAAGCAGGCCGTGCAGCCTTTGTCGAATCCCTGGAAAAGAACCTGATTCATTACTACCTGGTGACCCACCTGTGCCTCGACGCTCTCAAGGCCAGCCACGGGGCAATCGTGAATATCAGCTCCAAGACCGCCCTCACCGGCCAGGGCGGCACCAGCGGTTATACCGCGGCAAAAGGTGCGCAATTATCCCTGACCCGGGAATGGGCAGCCTCGTTGCTGGAATTCGGCATCCGGGTCAATGCCGTGGTGCCCGCAGAGGTCTTGACGCCGCTGTACCAGCGCTGGATCGACGGCTTCGACAACCCCAAAGCCAAGCTCGCCGCCATCGTCGAAAAAATCCCCTTGGGCAAACGAATGACTAGCCCTGAGGAAATCGCCGACAGCGTGCTGTTCCTGCTCTCACCCCGCGCTTCCCACACCACCGGGCAATGGTTGGTGGTGGACGGTGGCTACACCCACCTCGACCGGGCACTGACATGA
- a CDS encoding L-rhamnose mutarotase, which yields MSGQRYCLALDLIDDAALIAEYQQLHQRIWPAVAGHLRSQHIAQMQIWRLGTRLFMVMDTTAGFSFEGLDQAARDNPEVQAWETLMWRFQAPTPWTDPGGKWQPLTQIFSLTDQP from the coding sequence ATGAGCGGCCAACGTTACTGCCTGGCCCTGGACCTGATCGACGATGCGGCATTGATCGCCGAGTACCAGCAGTTGCATCAACGCATCTGGCCCGCCGTGGCTGGGCATCTGCGCAGCCAGCACATCGCGCAAATGCAGATCTGGCGCCTGGGCACGCGGCTGTTCATGGTCATGGACACCACCGCGGGTTTCAGTTTCGAGGGGCTCGACCAGGCCGCCCGCGACAACCCTGAAGTGCAAGCCTGGGAAACCCTGATGTGGCGTTTCCAGGCGCCCACGCCATGGACCGACCCCGGGGGCAAATGGCAGCCCCTTACGCAGATTTTCAGCCTTACCGACCAACCTTGA